The Xiphophorus couchianus chromosome 14, X_couchianus-1.0, whole genome shotgun sequence genome includes a region encoding these proteins:
- the LOC114158067 gene encoding uncharacterized protein LOC114158067, translating to MLRLVLLLLLSGTHATHFLGTMMTYYPKQVHKDGFVMVSLRYKLGFTSCSHYDSWYCNGYCGNLIPTVQKIDMEPSSEWCQQEGTMTAVIYPYVLTQLVFAGGNWIDYIQNNVVAWRALTSVELGIRSDTKKPNISPQSTIIPAVRVPSNCQRDFNLMAFDPDGDNVKCRFGSDSLYECDPCAPPSVLNLTSSCTLSFNSTNSTSEGPYAVQLVLEDFPQQTITLTSIYGAQQTKTTSQAISKIPLQFVLRVDPVVPSCTEGLFLPKFLPPTPEHRATFLSNVNQPLTISIAAEAANATISELLFSGPAGVVKNSSGSGNFTLTWTPSVNEEGESHPICFVVQATLNSAKYHSELRCVIVQVELGMVVRLNMKVLSSLSQGGRVNEVVLQKIKDELVSMGLPSDSALRLLKSSSMLANATATSGV from the exons ATGCTGCGcttggtgctgctgctgctgctcagcggCACACACGCCACTCACTTTTTGGGCACAATGATGACCTATTACCCAAAGCAAGTTCATAAAGATGGATTCGTAATG GTGAGTTTACGCTACAAGCTGGGCTTCACCTCCTGCAGCCACTATGACTCCTGGTACTGCAATGGTTACTGTGGGAACCTGATTCCCACAGTGCAGAAGATCGACATGGAGCCCAGCAGTGAATGGTGTCAGCAAGAAGGAACGATGACTGCGGTTATTTATCCATACGTTTTAACCCAGCTTGT GTTTGCGGGTGGCAACTGGATAGATTATATCCAAAATAACGTTGTGGCTTGGAGAGCTTTGACTTCTGTGGAACTGGGAATACGATCGGATaccaaaaagccaaacatttccCCTCAGAGCACCATCATTCCAGCTGTGAG GGTTCCTTCAAACTGTCAAAGAGATTTCAACTTGATGGCGTTTGACCCTGATGGAGACAACGTGAAATGCAGATTTGGATCTGATTCGTTGTATGAATGTGACCCTTGTGCTCCTCCATCTGTCCTAAACCTGACATCA TCCTGCACTCTCTCCTTCAACAGCACCAATAGCACCAGTGAAGGTCCGTACGCAGTGCAGCTGGTACTGGAGGATTTCCCACAGCAAACTATTACATTGACTAGTATTTATGGGGCTCAACAAACCAAAACGACCAGTCAGGCAATCAGCAAAATACCACTCCAGTTTGTTTTACGTG TGGACCCTGTGGTACCATCCTGCACAGAAGGATTGTTTCTTCCAAAGTTTCTTCCTCCAACTCCAGAACACAGAGCCACGTTTCTCTCCAACGTGAATCAACCCCTGACAATTAGCATCGCTGCCGAGGCTGCTAATGCTAC aatcTCTGAGCTGCTGTTCAGCGGGCCGGCCGGTGTGGTTAAGAATTCATCAGGATCTGGAAACTTCACTCTGACATGGACGCCATCAGTTAATGAAGAAGGAGAGAGCCACCCCATCTGTTTCGTTGTCCAGGCAACGCTGAA TTCAGCGAAGTATCACTCTGAGCTTCGATGCGTCATTGTGCAAGTCGAGCTTG GGATGGTGGTTCGATTGAACATGAAGGTTTTGTCTTCATTGTCACAAGGAGGACGCGTCAACGAAGTCGTCCTGCAAAAG aTTAAAGATGAGCTGGTGAGCATGGGGCTGCCATCTGACAGCGCTCTGCGTCTTctgaaaagcagcagcatgCTAGCCAATGCAACAGCGACATCTGGTGTTTAA
- the LOC114158001 gene encoding palmitoyltransferase ZDHHC3 isoform X1, whose amino-acid sequence MAFLRCRRDPCGVICLVLTYFSVLYADYVVIQYVLIPAYADSVWGMLHGSLFNLILLLLLACHSKAVFSDPGMVPLPDTALDFSDLRSQSSRMNERGCEGWTVCSRCETYRPPRAHHCRVCQRCIRRMDHHCPWINNCVGELNQKYFIQFLFYTGVASLYSMVLVVWAWVWRIRNEREGDADKEGDESPSKHLIVAHYLILLVESVLFGVFVMVIFYDQLISIITDETPIEQMKNRLMIRDRSSSFSSLPSSASPQQPPHHLPHATRKPKLALLREVFGRASLSRFGFLLAAAAPLQPAISWRNHLLRPARLRRLTSNLRPLTCERRS is encoded by the exons ATGGCGTTTTTACGCTGTAGAAGAGATCCCTGTGGTGTTATTTGCCTGGTTTTAACTTATTTCAGCGTGCTTTACGCGGACTATGTGGTCATACAGTATGTTCTCATCCCTGCCTACGCTGACAG TGTTTGGGGAATGCTGCATGGATCCTTGTTCAACCtgatcctgctgctgctgctggcctgCCACTCCAAAGCCGTCTTCTCAGATCCTG GCATGGTGCCGCTCCCGGACACGGCCTTGGACTTCTCAGACCTGCGATCTCAGTCGTCTCGGATGAACGAGCGG GGCTGTGAGGGCTGGACGGTGTGCAGCCGCTGCGAGACATACAGACCTCCCAGAGCGCACCACTGCAGGGTCTGCCAGAGGTGCATCCGCCGCATGGACCACCACTGTCCCTG GATCAATAATTGTGTCGGGGAGTTGAACCAGAAATATTTCATCCAGTTTCTCTTCTACACCG GCGTCGCCAGCCTGTACTCCATGGTTCTGGTGGTGTGGGCCTGGGTGTGGCGGATCCGGAACGAGAGGGAAGGCGACGCCGACAAGGAGGGAGACGAGTCGCCGAGCAAACATCTGATAGT AGCTCATTACCTCATCCTGCTGGTGGAGTCGGTTCTGTTTGGGGTGTTTGTCATGGTCATCTTCTACGATCAG CTGATCTCCATCATCACTGATGAGACTCCCATCGAACAGATGAAGAACCGGCTGATGATCAGAGACCGGagctcctccttttcctccttgcCGTCCTCCGCCTCTCCGCAGCAGCCGCCCCATCACCTGCCGCACGCCACCCGCAAGCCCAAGCTGGCTCTGCTGAGGGAGGTCTTCGGTAGAG CTTCTTTGTCCAGGTTCGGTTTTCTGCTGGCTGCTGCCGCTCCACTCCAACCCGCCATCAGCTGGAGGAATCATCTACTCCGCCCTGCCCGACTACGACGTCTGACCTCCAACCTCCGGCCTCTGACCTGTGAGCGGAGGAGCTGA
- the LOC114158001 gene encoding palmitoyltransferase ZDHHC3 isoform X2 has product MAFLRCRRDPCGVICLVLTYFSVLYADYVVIQYVLIPAYADSVWGMLHGSLFNLILLLLLACHSKAVFSDPGMVPLPDTALDFSDLRSQSSRMNERGCEGWTVCSRCETYRPPRAHHCRVCQRCIRRMDHHCPWINNCVGELNQKYFIQFLFYTGVASLYSMVLVVWAWVWRIRNEREGDADKEGDESPSKHLIVAHYLILLVESVLFGVFVMVIFYDQLISIITDETPIEQMKNRLMIRDRSSSFSSLPSSASPQQPPHHLPHATRKPKLALLREVFGRGSVFCWLLPLHSNPPSAGGIIYSALPDYDV; this is encoded by the exons ATGGCGTTTTTACGCTGTAGAAGAGATCCCTGTGGTGTTATTTGCCTGGTTTTAACTTATTTCAGCGTGCTTTACGCGGACTATGTGGTCATACAGTATGTTCTCATCCCTGCCTACGCTGACAG TGTTTGGGGAATGCTGCATGGATCCTTGTTCAACCtgatcctgctgctgctgctggcctgCCACTCCAAAGCCGTCTTCTCAGATCCTG GCATGGTGCCGCTCCCGGACACGGCCTTGGACTTCTCAGACCTGCGATCTCAGTCGTCTCGGATGAACGAGCGG GGCTGTGAGGGCTGGACGGTGTGCAGCCGCTGCGAGACATACAGACCTCCCAGAGCGCACCACTGCAGGGTCTGCCAGAGGTGCATCCGCCGCATGGACCACCACTGTCCCTG GATCAATAATTGTGTCGGGGAGTTGAACCAGAAATATTTCATCCAGTTTCTCTTCTACACCG GCGTCGCCAGCCTGTACTCCATGGTTCTGGTGGTGTGGGCCTGGGTGTGGCGGATCCGGAACGAGAGGGAAGGCGACGCCGACAAGGAGGGAGACGAGTCGCCGAGCAAACATCTGATAGT AGCTCATTACCTCATCCTGCTGGTGGAGTCGGTTCTGTTTGGGGTGTTTGTCATGGTCATCTTCTACGATCAG CTGATCTCCATCATCACTGATGAGACTCCCATCGAACAGATGAAGAACCGGCTGATGATCAGAGACCGGagctcctccttttcctccttgcCGTCCTCCGCCTCTCCGCAGCAGCCGCCCCATCACCTGCCGCACGCCACCCGCAAGCCCAAGCTGGCTCTGCTGAGGGAGGTCTTCGGTAGAG GTTCGGTTTTCTGCTGGCTGCTGCCGCTCCACTCCAACCCGCCATCAGCTGGAGGAATCATCTACTCCGCCCTGCCCGACTACGACGTCTGA
- the LOC114156767 gene encoding mucin-2-like — MLPSVLLLLLIRGAQAAYYGAVFTYAVGNLQPGGYPAVKDFKASFSSCEEFDSRVCYGDCSEMPVYPVDEIRGEWCQKGYTWSYYPSYLGVNNGEFDATNWIGNRNGIETSKAVLHFDYRKRSDINKPNSSPQTAIIPMFRVPSNCQRNINLSVSDPDGDDVRCRYAADPECFTCTPPPVLNISSSCSLSFSPTNSSAEGPYAVQMVVEDFPRQTITLTDSFGVQSVKTTSAAISRIPVQFVFRVDPAAPSCTEGEYLPRFLPPTPEHGAQILTNFNQALKISIRAEATQAEISELLFSGPPRLAKSSSGSGNFTLTWTPPASDGGLKQTICFVIQANSSGSVYQSDLRCVFVTTGNTPVPPPTTAAPTSPPPPSYRLMSSLTTQPSVTPPPTTTTLTTTTSQLTTTTSPPPTTTLTTTTTPPPTATSVTTTTSQTTTSPPTTTLTTATTPTATSVTTTTSQPTTTTPPPPTTTTTPPPTATSVTTTTSQPTTTTSPPPTTTLTTTTTPPPPTTTLTTTTTPPPTATSVTTTTSQPTTTTSPPPTTTLTTTTTTTPPPPTTTLTTTPPPTATSVTTTTSQPTTTTSPPPTTTLTTTTTPPPPTTTLTTTTTHPPTATSVTTTTSQPTTTTSPPPTTTLTTTTTSPPPTTTLTTTTTPPPTATSVTTTTSQPTTTTSPPPTTTLTTTTTPPPTATSVTTTTSQTTTSPPTTTLTTATTPTATLVTTTTSQPTTTTPPPPTTTTTPPPTATSVTTTTSQPTTTTSPPPTTTLTTTTTLTTTTTPPPPTTTLTTTTTPPPTATSVTTTTSQPTTTTSPPPTTTLTTTTTPPPPTTTLTTTTTPPPTATTPPPPTTTLTTTTTPPPTATSVTTTTSQPTTTTSPPPTTTLTTTTTPPPPTTTLTTTTTPPPTATSVTTTTSQPTTTTSPPPTTTLTTTTTSPPTTTTTSQLTTNHHNYTSTYYIYDYAHSYYQSTPPTAPPITTSQTTTSPPTTALTTATTLTTTTTPTATSVTTTTSQPTTTTSPPPTTTLTTTTTTTPPPPTTTLTTTPPPTATSVTTTTSQPTTTTSPPPTTTLTTTTTPPPPTTTLTTTTTHPPTATSVSTTTSQPTTTTSPPPTTTLTTTTTSPPPTTTLTTTTTPPPTATSVSTTTSQPTTTTSPPPTTTLTTTTTPPPTATSVTTTTSQTTTSPPTTTLTTATTPTATSVTTTTSQPTTTTPPPPTTTTTPPPTATSVTTTTSQPTTTTSPPPTTTLTTTTTSPPPTTTLTTTTTPPPPTTTLTTTTTPPPTATSVTTTTSQLTTNHHNYTSTYYIYDYAHSYYQSTPPTTTSQTTTTTTLPGTSITTSALDAGPYYVLALNAKISTTLSMETDSGTIINLIKDELIRQGLPSDIIVELLSSGAVKFTTVAP, encoded by the exons ATGTTGCCgtctgtgttgctgctgctgttaatCAGAGGAGCTCAGGCTGCTTATTATGGTGCAGTCTTTACCTACGCCGTTGGAAACCTTCAGCCAGGTGGATATCCA GCAGTCAAAGACTTTAAAGCGAGCTTCAGCTCATGTGAAGAGTTCGACTCTCGGGTTTGTTATGGAGACTGTAGTGAGATGCCAGTTTATCCAGTCGATGAAATCAGAGGTGAATGGTGTCAGAAGGGATACACTTGGAGTTACTACCCTTCATATCTGGGTGTAAACAATGGAGA GTTTGATGCTACAAACTGGATAGGAAACAGAAACGGGATTGAAACGTCAAAAGCAGTTTTGCACTTTGACTATAGAAAACGTTCTGACATCAACAAACCAAACTCATCACCCCAAACCGCCATCATCCCCATGTTCAG agTTCCTTCAAACTGTCAGAGAAACATCAACTTGTCGGTCTCTGACCCAGATGGAGACGACGTTCGATGCAGATATGCAGCTGATCCAGAGTGTTTCACCTGCACACCTCCGCCTGTCCTCAACATTTCATCA TCTTGTTCTCTGTCATTCAGTCCCACTAACAGCAGCGCTGAAGGTCCGTATGCGGTTCAGATGGTGGTGGAGGATTTTCCCAGACAAACCATCACTCTGACTGATAGCTTTGGTGTTCAGTCGGTGAAAACTACCAGCGCTGCCATCAGCAGAATCCCTGTCCAGTTTGTTTTCAGAG TGGATCCTGCAGCTCCGTCCTGCACAGAAGGTGAATATCTGCCCAGGTTTCTGCCTCCAACTCCTGAACATGGAGCTCAGATCCTCACCAACTTTAACCAGGCTCTGAAAATCAGCATCAGAGCTGAAGCAACCCAGGCTGA GATCTCTGAGCTCCTGTTCAGCGGACCGCCCCGTTTAGCCAAGAGTTCATCTGGATCAGGAAACTTCACCCTGACATGGACACCACCTGCCAGTGACGGAGGACTGAAACAAACTATCTGCTTTGTTATCCAGGCAAA TTCCTCCGGCTCTGTGTACCAGTCTGACCTTCGATGCGTCTTTGTGACGACTGGAAACA CGCCTGTTCCCCCTCCAACTACGGCTGCACCcacatcaccaccaccacccagTTATAGACTCATGTCTAGTTTAACAACCCAACCTTCAGTTACCCCTCCACCAACAACAACTACACTCACAACTACAACCAGCCAACTCACCACAACTACATCTCCACCACCAACAACTACACTCACAACTACAACTACACCTCCACCAACTGCAACTTCGGTCACAACTACAACCAGCCAAACCACCACATCTCCACCAACTACAACTCTCACAACTGCAACTACACCAACTGCAACTTCGGTCACAACTACAACCAGCCAACCCACCACAACTACACCTCCACCaccaacaactacaactacacCTCCACCAACTGCAACTTCGGTCACAACTACAACCAGCCAACCCACCACAACTACATCTCCACCACCAACAACTACACTCACAACCACAACTACACCCCCACCACCAACAACTACACTCACAACTACAACTACACCTCCACCAACTGCAACTTCGGTCACAACTACAACCAGCCAACCCACCACAACTACATCTCCACCACCAACAACTACACTCACAACTACAACTACAACTACACCTCCACCACCAACAACTACACTCACAACTACACCTCCACCAACTGCAACTTCGGTCACAACTACAACCAGCCAACCCACCACAACTACATCTCCACCACCAACAACTACACTCACAACTACAACTACACCTCCACCACCAACAACTACACTCACAACTACAACTACACATCCACCAACTGCAACTTCGGTCACAACTACAACCAGCCAACCCACCACAACTACATCTCCACCACCAACGACTACACTCACAACTACAACTACATCTCCACCACCAACAACTACACTCACAACTACAACTACACCTCCACCAACTGCAACTTCGGTCACAACTACAACCAGCCAACCCACCACAACTACATCTCCACCACCAACGACTACACTCACAACTACAACTACACCTCCACCAACTGCAACTTCGGTCACAACTACAACCAGCCAAACCACCACATCTCCACCAACTACAACTCTCACAACTGCAACTACACCAACTGCAACTTTGGTCACAACTACAACCAGCCAACCCACCACAACTACACCTCCACCaccaacaactacaactacacCTCCACCAACTGCAACTTCGGTCACAACTACAACCAGCCAACCCACCACAACTACATCTCCACCACCAACAACTACACTCACAACTACAACTACACTCACAACTACAACTACACCTCCACCACCAACAACTACACTCACAACTACAACTACACCTCCACCAACGGCAACTTCGGTCACAACTACAACCAGCCAACCCACCACAACTACATCTCCACCACCAACAACTACACTCACAACCACAACTACACCTCCACCACCAACAACTACACTCACAACTACAACTACACCTCCACCAACTGCAACTACACCTCCACCACCAACAACTACACTCACAACTACAACTACACCTCCACCAACGGCAACTTCGGTCACAACTACAACCAGCCAACCCACCACAACTACATCTCCACCACCAACAACTACACTCACAACCACAACTACACCCCCACCACCAACAACTACACTCACAACTACAACTACACCTCCACCAACTGCAACTTCGGTCACAACTACAACCAGCCAACCCACCACAACTACATCTCCACCACCAACAACTACACTCACAACTACAACTACATCTCCACCAACTACAACTACAACCAGCCAACTCACCACAAACCACCACAACTACACCTCCACCTACTACATCTACGACTATGCTCACTCCTACTACCAGTCTACTCCACCAACTGCACCCCCAATTACAACCAGCCAAACCACCACATCTCCACCAACTACAGCTCTCACAACTGCAACTACACTCACAACTACAACTACACCAACTGCAACTTCGGTCACAACTACAACCAGCCAACCCACCACAACTACATCTCCACCACCAACAACTACACTCACAACTACAACTACAACTACACCTCCACCACCAACAACTACACTCACAACTACACCTCCACCAACTGCAACTTCGGTCACAACTACAACCAGCCAACCCACCACAACTACATCTCCACCACCAACAACTACACTCACAACTACAACTACACCTCCACCACCAACAACTACACTCACAACTACAACTACACATCCACCAACTGCAACTTCGGTCTCAACTACAACCAGCCAACCCACCACAACTACATCTCCACCACCAACAACTACACTCACAACTACAACTACATCTCCACCACCAACAACTACACTCACAACTACAACTACACCTCCACCAACTGCAACTTCGGTCTCAACTACAACCAGCCAACCCACCACAACTACATCTCCACCGCCAACGACTACACTCACAACTACAACTACACCTCCACCAACTGCAACTTCGGTCACAACTACAACCAGCCAAACCACCACATCTCCACCAACTACAACTCTCACAACTGCAACTACACCAACTGCAACTTCGGTCACAACTACAACCAGCCAACCCACCACAACTACACCTCCACCaccaacaactacaactacacCTCCACCAACTGCAACTTCGGTCACAACTACAACCAGCCAACCCACCACAACTACATCTCCACCACCAACAACTACACTCACAACTACAACTACATCTCCACCACCAACAACTACACTCACAACTACAACTACACCTCCACCACCAACGACTACACTCACAACTACAACTACACCTCCACCAACTGCAACTTCGGTCACAACTACAACCAGCCAACTCACCACAAACCACCACAACTACACCTCCACCTACTACATCTATGACTATGCTCACTCCTACTACCAGTCTACTCCACCAACTACAACCAGccaaaccacaacaacaactaCACTTCCTGGAACCTCCATCACAACCTCAGCGCTGGACGCAGGACCAT ATTATGTTTTGGCTCTAAATGCAAAGATCTCCACTACACTGTCAATGGAGACTGACTCTGGAACCATCATAAACCTG atcaaAGATGAGCTGATAAGACAAGGACTGCCGTCAGACATAATTGTGGAGCTGCTCAGCAGTGGAGCAGTAAAATTTACAACAGTCGCCCCCTAG